ACACCGCCATGCTGCTGGGCGCGGCCCGGCATCTTGCCGAGACGCGGGCCTTCGCGGGCACGGCGGTGCTCATCTTCCAGCCCGCCGAGGAAGGCGAGGGCGGCGCCCGCGTGATGATCGAGGACGGACTGCTGGAGTGCTTCCGCCCCGAGGAAATCTACGGCATGCACAATATGCCGGGCATTCCGGTCGGCCATTTCGCCATGCGGCCGGGCGCCATCATGGCCTCCACCGACCGGCTCGAGATCACGGTGGACGGTACCGGTGCCCATGCGGCGGCACCTCACCGGGGCGTCGATCCGGTGCTGGTGGGCTCGGCCATCGTCATGGGGCTCCAGCAGGCGGTCGCGCGCAATGTGGACCCGCTCGAGGCGGCGGTCGTGTCCATCACCATGTTCCATGCCGGCGCGGTGGAGAACGTGATTCCGCCCAAGGCGGAACTCACGGGCACCGTGCGCACCCTGAAGGCGCAGGTACGCGATCAACTGCGCCAGCGGCTGCGGGAGATCGTCTCCAAGATCGCGGAGGCCTACGGCGCCCGTGCGGAGCTGCGCTGGATCGACGGCTATCCGCCGACCGTCAACCATCCCGGGCAGGCCGATTTCGCCGCGCGGGTGGCCCGCGACGTAGCCGGGGCGGACAAGGTGGATGCGGACACGACGCCCATCATGGCGGCCGAGGACTTCTCCTTCATGCTGGAGGCCCGGCCGGGGGCGTTCATCTTCGTGGGCAACGGCGACAGCGCGGGCCTGCACAACCCGCGCTATGATTTCGATGATGCCGCCATTCCCTACGGTACGTCCTTCTGGGTGCGCCTCGTGGAGAGCGCCCTGCCGCTGTAAGCGGGCGCTTCAGGCGCCCGTCTTACGGGCCGGTCTTGGGCGCAGAAGTCTTGGGCGCGCAGGTCTTGCGCAGGCGGAAGGTGATGACGCCGTCCGTCACTTCGCGTCCCTCGAAGACATTGCCCGTCTCCGCCGCCAGATGCGGAATGTCGATGACCGACATGGGATCGGTGCAGGAGACCACAAGCCTCGTGCCGCAGGCGGCTTCCGCCAGCGCCTTGCGCGTGCGCAGGGCAGGCATGGGGCACTTCAGGCCCTTGAGATCGAGATAGAGCTCGCCGGTCACCGGATCGGCGGCCGGGGTGCGCCGGCCGAAACCGGGCGCGCGATCCTTGTTCGGGCTGTCCACCATGCGAAGCGCGCTCCTCATGCGGTCTGGTCCTTGAGGCGGGCGAGGCTTTCCTCGCGGCCGAGAACGGCGAAGACGTCGAAGACGGGCGGAGAGGTGGTGCGGCCGGTGAGGGCGGCGCGCAGCGGCTGCGCCACGGCACCGAGCTTCACGCCTGCCTGCTCCGCATAGGCCCGCACCACGGTCTCGGTGCCGGCGGCGGACCAGTCGGCCGCCTCAAGTTGCGGGATCATGGCGGCGATATGGGCGCGCGCCTCCGCCGTGAGCACGGCTTGCGCCTTCTCCTCCAGCAGCAGCGGCCGGGTGGCGAAGATGAACTCGGCACCGTCCAGCAGCTCGGTCAGCGTCTTGGCGCGCTCCTTGAGCCCCGGAAGGGCCGCGCGCAGCTGTTCCATGCGCGCGTCCGTCAGCCGGGCGAGGCGGTGCTCGGCGTCAGGCAGGTGCGGAATCAGGCCCATCACCGCGTCGAACAGCTCTGCGTTGGAGCTGGCGCGCATGTAATGGCCGTTGATATTCTCAAGCTTCTGGA
The Azorhizobium caulinodans ORS 571 genome window above contains:
- a CDS encoding sulfurtransferase TusA family protein; this translates as MRSALRMVDSPNKDRAPGFGRRTPAADPVTGELYLDLKGLKCPMPALRTRKALAEAACGTRLVVSCTDPMSVIDIPHLAAETGNVFEGREVTDGVITFRLRKTCAPKTSAPKTGP
- a CDS encoding M20 aminoacylase family protein → MPVLNRVAETAAEIAAWRRELHEYPELMFDLPRTSAFVAEKLRGFGCDEVVTGIGRSGVVAVIHGRERGAGRVIGLRADMDALPVEEETGAAHASKVPGKMHACGHDGHTAMLLGAARHLAETRAFAGTAVLIFQPAEEGEGGARVMIEDGLLECFRPEEIYGMHNMPGIPVGHFAMRPGAIMASTDRLEITVDGTGAHAAAPHRGVDPVLVGSAIVMGLQQAVARNVDPLEAAVVSITMFHAGAVENVIPPKAELTGTVRTLKAQVRDQLRQRLREIVSKIAEAYGARAELRWIDGYPPTVNHPGQADFAARVARDVAGADKVDADTTPIMAAEDFSFMLEARPGAFIFVGNGDSAGLHNPRYDFDDAAIPYGTSFWVRLVESALPL